Proteins encoded by one window of Mycobacteriales bacterium:
- a CDS encoding Hpt domain-containing protein, which produces MSDPAVAAPPSASTLAEALAAAFAGEVAQRLPRMRDAVERLRAAGAPDAAIALRGDAHTLASSAIIVNRPAVAELARRCELLLNPYCEPGMDRVPTEVADAAAHCVEAMQAELCVGN; this is translated from the coding sequence GTGTCCGATCCGGCAGTTGCCGCTCCGCCATCCGCGTCGACTCTCGCCGAGGCGCTCGCGGCGGCGTTCGCCGGCGAAGTCGCGCAGCGCCTACCCCGGATGCGCGACGCTGTCGAGCGGCTGCGGGCCGCCGGCGCCCCGGACGCCGCCATCGCCCTGCGCGGCGACGCGCACACCCTGGCCAGTAGCGCGATCATCGTGAACCGGCCGGCGGTCGCCGAACTGGCCCGCCGGTGCGAGCTACTCCTCAACCCGTACTGCGAGCCTGGCATGGACCGGGTGCCGACGGAGGTCGCTGACGCGGCAGCGCATTGCGTCGAGGCGATGCAGGCCGAGTTGTGTGTCGGGAACTGA
- a CDS encoding HAMP domain-containing sensor histidine kinase produces the protein MSEDRTASYVDGLRRLTALSAGLLGTPPDVAGVLATVAATASDLCAADHAEVVLDDVVVPGDPGPDGPCLTVPVPLEGAGRAEITVANAPGGRTFDDHDTALLTDLAAYAAVALGWAAEAVRRSELTDAARHDLRSPLAAAKGYAQLLRQQGAELEPEQTERSWIGLLESLDRISGFIGRVLIDERIAVTGVRPAWTEVAVRPLLDRILGDHDLAATRRGIRIQIVGGPDAPDTCAAEPELIREALDNLVGNAVTYTADDTTVTVRVVRSRGFARFEVHNPGEPIPASDQDRIFERYARSASSDHRGVPGLGLGLSITRRIAIGHGGSVGVSSRGEDGTTFWATFPLTARSGDA, from the coding sequence TTGAGCGAGGACCGCACCGCTTCGTACGTTGACGGGCTGCGCAGGCTCACCGCGCTCTCGGCAGGCCTCCTCGGCACCCCCCCCGATGTCGCCGGGGTGCTCGCGACCGTCGCCGCCACCGCCAGCGACCTGTGCGCGGCCGACCACGCCGAGGTCGTGCTCGATGATGTCGTCGTCCCGGGCGACCCCGGCCCGGACGGTCCCTGCCTGACCGTGCCGGTCCCGTTGGAAGGGGCCGGCCGCGCGGAGATCACGGTCGCGAACGCGCCCGGCGGCCGGACGTTCGACGACCACGACACCGCCCTGCTCACCGACCTGGCCGCGTACGCCGCCGTAGCGCTGGGATGGGCGGCGGAAGCGGTGCGGCGCAGCGAGCTCACCGATGCCGCGCGGCACGACCTGCGCTCGCCCCTGGCCGCGGCGAAGGGGTATGCCCAGTTGCTCCGCCAGCAGGGCGCCGAGCTCGAACCGGAGCAGACCGAGCGGTCCTGGATCGGCCTCCTGGAGTCTCTCGACCGGATCAGCGGCTTCATCGGACGGGTGCTCATCGACGAGCGGATCGCGGTGACCGGGGTGCGCCCGGCGTGGACAGAGGTGGCCGTCCGGCCGTTGCTCGACCGGATCCTGGGCGACCACGACCTCGCCGCGACCCGGCGGGGGATCCGGATCCAGATCGTTGGGGGCCCCGACGCGCCCGACACGTGCGCCGCCGAGCCCGAGCTGATCCGCGAGGCCCTGGACAATCTGGTCGGAAACGCGGTCACGTACACGGCGGACGACACCACGGTCACGGTGCGGGTGGTCCGAAGCCGAGGTTTCGCTCGCTTCGAGGTGCACAACCCGGGCGAGCCGATCCCGGCCTCCGACCAGGACCGGATCTTCGAACGCTATGCCCGTTCCGCGAGCAGCGACCACCGCGGGGTGCCGGGCCTCGGTCTCGGCCTATCGATCACCCGCCGAATCGCCATCGGGCACGGAGGCTCGGTCGGGGTCTCCAGCCGCGGGGAGGACGGGACCACCTTCTGGGCGACGTTCCCGTTGACGGCTCGGTCGGGGGATGCGTAG
- a CDS encoding ATP-dependent Clp protease ATP-binding subunit translates to MFERFTDRARRVVVLAQEEARMLNHNYIGTEHILLGLIHEGEGVAAKALESLGISLEGVRQQVEEIIGQGQQAPSGHIPFTPRAKKVLELSLREALQLGHNYIGTEHILLGLIREGEGVAAQVLVKLGADLNRVRQQVIQLLSGYQGGKEPAGAGPAEGTPSTSLVLDQFGRNLTQAARESKLDPVIGREKEIERVMQVLSRRTKNNPVLIGEPGVGKTAVVEGLAQAIVKGEVPETLKDKQLYTLDLGALVAGSRYRGDFEERLKKVLKEIRTRGDIILFIDELHTLVGAGAAEGAIDAASILKPMLARGELQTIGATTLDEYRKHLEKDAALERRFQPIQVGEPTLVHTIEILKGLRDRYEAHHRVSITDAALVAAATLADRYISDRFLPDKAIDLIDEAGSRMRIRRMTAPPDLREYDERIAGVRREKESAIDAQDFEKAAALRDNEKQLLGEKAQREKEWKAGDMDVVAEVDDEQIAEVLATWTGIPVFKLTEEETSRLLRMEDELHRRVVGQEPAIKAVSQAIRRTRAGLKDPKRPGGSFIFLGPSGVGKTELSRTLAEFLFGDEDSLIQLDMSEFMEKHTVSRLVGSPPGYVGYEEGGQLTERVRRKPFSVVLFDEIEKAHPDVFNTLLQILEDGRLTDAQGRVVDFKNTIIIMTSNLGTRDIAKGFNLGFSKGGDKQVDYDRMKAKVMEELKQHFRPEFLNRIDDVIVFHQLSQEEIIEIVDLLLKRLDEQLRNKDMGLELTPAAKLLLATKGYDPVLGARPLRRTIQREIEDVLSEKILYGELKPGHIVVVDLEGTPDEQGQGASFTFRGEAAPAPVPDAPPVAATGPSAAGETAG, encoded by the coding sequence ATGTTCGAAAGATTCACCGACCGCGCGCGGCGGGTTGTCGTCTTGGCCCAAGAAGAGGCCCGGATGCTTAACCACAACTACATCGGAACCGAACACATCCTGCTCGGGTTGATCCATGAGGGCGAGGGCGTGGCGGCGAAGGCCTTGGAAAGTCTCGGCATTTCCCTCGAAGGGGTGCGCCAGCAGGTCGAGGAGATCATCGGGCAAGGCCAACAGGCACCGAGCGGGCACATTCCGTTCACCCCCCGGGCGAAGAAGGTTCTCGAGCTTTCCCTACGCGAGGCATTGCAACTCGGTCACAACTACATCGGCACCGAACACATCCTGCTCGGCTTGATCCGCGAAGGAGAGGGCGTAGCCGCCCAGGTGCTCGTAAAGCTGGGCGCCGATCTGAACCGGGTGCGCCAGCAGGTAATTCAATTGCTGTCCGGTTACCAGGGCGGGAAAGAGCCGGCCGGTGCGGGCCCGGCCGAGGGCACCCCTAGCACCAGCCTCGTCCTCGACCAGTTCGGCCGCAACCTCACTCAGGCTGCCCGCGAGAGCAAGCTCGACCCGGTCATCGGTCGGGAGAAGGAAATCGAGCGGGTGATGCAGGTCCTCTCCCGGAGGACGAAGAACAACCCGGTGCTCATCGGGGAGCCGGGGGTCGGCAAGACCGCCGTAGTCGAAGGTCTGGCCCAGGCCATCGTCAAGGGCGAGGTGCCGGAAACACTCAAGGACAAGCAGCTCTACACCCTCGACCTGGGCGCCCTCGTCGCCGGTTCCCGCTATCGCGGCGATTTCGAGGAGCGACTGAAGAAGGTTCTCAAGGAGATCCGCACCCGCGGGGACATCATCTTGTTCATCGACGAGCTGCACACGCTGGTCGGCGCGGGTGCCGCCGAGGGCGCCATCGACGCCGCGAGCATTCTCAAGCCGATGCTGGCTCGTGGCGAGCTGCAGACGATAGGTGCGACCACGCTGGACGAGTACCGCAAGCACCTGGAGAAGGACGCCGCGCTGGAGCGGCGGTTCCAGCCGATCCAGGTCGGCGAGCCGACCCTCGTGCACACGATCGAAATTCTCAAGGGGCTCCGCGACCGTTACGAGGCGCACCACCGGGTGTCGATCACCGATGCCGCTCTGGTTGCCGCGGCCACCCTGGCCGACCGCTACATCAGCGACAGGTTCCTGCCGGACAAGGCGATCGACCTGATCGACGAGGCCGGCTCGCGGATGCGGATCCGCCGGATGACGGCACCGCCGGACCTTCGTGAGTACGACGAGCGGATCGCCGGGGTGCGCCGGGAGAAGGAAAGCGCGATCGACGCGCAGGACTTCGAGAAGGCCGCCGCCTTGCGCGACAACGAGAAGCAGTTGCTCGGCGAGAAGGCGCAGCGCGAGAAGGAGTGGAAGGCCGGCGACATGGACGTCGTGGCCGAGGTCGACGACGAGCAGATCGCCGAGGTGCTCGCTACGTGGACCGGAATTCCGGTCTTCAAGCTGACCGAGGAGGAAACCAGCCGTCTGCTCCGGATGGAGGACGAGCTGCACCGTCGAGTGGTCGGTCAGGAACCGGCGATCAAGGCTGTGTCGCAGGCCATCCGCCGGACCCGGGCCGGGCTCAAGGACCCCAAGCGCCCCGGGGGCTCGTTCATCTTCCTCGGCCCGTCCGGGGTGGGGAAGACCGAGCTGTCCAGGACCCTCGCCGAGTTCCTCTTCGGTGACGAGGACTCGCTGATCCAGCTCGACATGAGCGAGTTCATGGAGAAGCACACCGTGTCCCGCTTGGTCGGTTCCCCCCCCGGCTATGTCGGATACGAGGAGGGCGGCCAGCTCACCGAGCGGGTCCGCCGCAAGCCGTTCTCGGTGGTCCTGTTCGACGAGATCGAAAAGGCCCATCCCGATGTTTTCAACACGCTGTTGCAGATCCTGGAGGACGGGCGGCTCACCGACGCCCAGGGCCGGGTGGTCGACTTCAAGAACACGATCATCATCATGACGTCGAACCTCGGCACCCGGGACATCGCCAAGGGCTTCAACCTCGGGTTCTCCAAAGGCGGGGACAAGCAGGTCGACTACGACCGGATGAAAGCGAAAGTCATGGAGGAGCTCAAGCAGCATTTCCGCCCCGAGTTCCTCAACCGGATCGACGACGTCATCGTCTTCCACCAGCTGTCCCAGGAGGAGATCATCGAGATCGTCGATCTCCTGCTCAAGCGGCTCGACGAGCAGCTCCGGAACAAGGACATGGGGCTGGAGTTGACCCCCGCGGCGAAGTTGCTGCTCGCGACCAAGGGCTACGACCCGGTACTCGGTGCGCGGCCGTTGCGGCGCACCATCCAACGCGAGATCGAGGACGTCCTCTCCGAGAAGATTCTGTACGGGGAGCTGAAGCCGGGCCATATCGTGGTCGTTGACCTCGAGGGGACCCCCGACGAGCAGGGGCAGGGTGCGTCGTTCACCTTCCGCGGCGAAGCTGCCCCGGCTCCCGTTCCCGACGCGCCACCGGTGGCCGCCACCGGGCCCTCGGCGGCCGGCGAGACGGCTGGCTGA
- a CDS encoding Lsr2 family protein, translating into MAQRVRVILVCDLHGDETPGDETVVLGLDGVGYEIDLCAAHASRLRDEMASYVAAGRRVGGRPGRRNSRRGGGGGPDRQRSAEIRAWARNQGIAVSERGRIPASLAERYDAAH; encoded by the coding sequence ATGGCGCAACGAGTTCGGGTGATTCTCGTCTGTGATCTGCACGGCGACGAGACGCCCGGGGACGAAACCGTGGTTCTCGGTCTGGATGGTGTCGGCTACGAGATCGATCTTTGTGCCGCGCACGCCAGTCGGCTGCGCGACGAGATGGCCAGTTACGTCGCGGCCGGTCGTCGGGTGGGGGGCCGCCCTGGTCGCCGGAACAGCCGCCGCGGAGGCGGCGGGGGGCCGGACCGCCAGCGCAGCGCGGAGATCCGGGCATGGGCCCGCAATCAGGGCATCGCGGTGAGCGAGCGTGGCCGGATTCCCGCGTCGCTCGCCGAACGCTACGACGCCGCACACTGA
- the lysX gene encoding bifunctional lysylphosphatidylglycerol synthetase/lysine--tRNA ligase LysX, which translates to MTDPAGDVPEQSAVRRAKLDRIRAAGGDPYPVGYPRTATAADLHARFVGLSPDSATGERVAVAGRVVLRRDGGKLCFATLRDGTADLQVMLDLDGVGADALAAWKSDVDLGDHIGVEGEVVSSRRGELSVRAASWRLTAKALHPLPDKHQGLSDPEARVRQRYLDLIVNPEARRMVHARDAVLASLRQTLRLRGFVEVETPVLQQMHGGAAARPFRTHLNAFDQDMYLRIALELHLKRLVVGGIERVYEIGRIFRNEGVDTTHSPEFTMLEAYQAYGDYDSMAELTRALVIDAATALGTTLIPDGRGGELDLAAPWHAVTVHDAVAAVCGESVTVDTPVEALRLIAERHGVGLQPDWGAGAVVLELFEKLVEHTLVEPTFVRDYPAEVRPLARPHRLDPRLSEAWDLVVRGVELAPAYSELVDPVEQRRRLTEQSLLAAGGDPEAMHLDEDFLRALEYGMPPSGGLGLGVDRLLMLLTGGNIRETILFPLVRPQ; encoded by the coding sequence ATGACTGATCCGGCGGGTGACGTTCCGGAGCAGTCCGCTGTTCGGCGAGCGAAACTGGACCGCATCCGGGCAGCCGGTGGGGACCCCTATCCGGTGGGGTACCCACGAACCGCGACCGCGGCGGACCTGCACGCGCGCTTCGTCGGCCTGTCACCCGACAGCGCGACCGGCGAACGGGTCGCCGTCGCCGGCCGGGTTGTCTTGCGCCGGGACGGCGGCAAGCTCTGCTTCGCCACGCTGCGCGACGGCACTGCGGACCTACAGGTCATGCTCGACCTCGACGGCGTCGGGGCGGATGCCCTTGCGGCATGGAAGTCCGATGTCGATCTCGGCGACCACATCGGGGTCGAGGGCGAGGTGGTCAGCTCGCGGCGGGGCGAGTTGTCGGTTCGGGCAGCGAGCTGGCGGCTAACCGCCAAGGCGCTGCATCCGTTGCCGGACAAGCACCAGGGATTGTCCGACCCGGAGGCACGGGTCCGGCAGCGCTACCTCGATTTGATCGTCAACCCCGAAGCGCGCCGGATGGTGCACGCGCGGGATGCCGTGCTCGCCTCGCTCCGACAGACCCTGCGCCTGCGCGGATTCGTAGAGGTCGAGACCCCGGTCCTGCAGCAGATGCATGGCGGGGCGGCCGCCCGGCCGTTCCGCACCCACCTGAACGCGTTCGACCAGGACATGTACCTGCGGATCGCACTCGAACTGCACCTCAAGCGGCTCGTAGTCGGTGGGATCGAGCGCGTCTACGAGATCGGAAGGATCTTTCGCAACGAAGGCGTGGACACGACCCACAGCCCCGAGTTCACGATGCTCGAGGCCTACCAGGCCTATGGCGACTACGACTCGATGGCCGAGCTCACCCGCGCCCTGGTGATCGACGCCGCGACGGCCCTCGGGACGACGCTGATCCCGGACGGGCGCGGCGGCGAGCTCGACCTCGCCGCTCCGTGGCATGCCGTCACGGTCCACGACGCCGTTGCCGCCGTGTGCGGGGAGTCGGTGACGGTCGACACTCCAGTCGAGGCGCTCCGCCTGATCGCCGAGCGGCACGGGGTCGGGCTCCAGCCCGACTGGGGTGCCGGAGCGGTTGTCCTCGAACTGTTCGAGAAGCTAGTCGAGCACACGCTGGTCGAGCCAACCTTCGTCAGGGACTATCCCGCCGAGGTCAGGCCGCTGGCCAGACCACACCGGCTCGACCCGCGACTCAGCGAAGCCTGGGACCTCGTCGTGCGCGGGGTAGAGCTCGCCCCGGCCTACAGCGAGCTTGTCGATCCGGTGGAGCAACGGCGCCGCCTGACCGAGCAGTCGCTGCTCGCCGCCGGTGGGGACCCGGAGGCCATGCACCTCGACGAGGATTTTCTCCGCGCCCTGGAATACGGCATGCCGCCGAGTGGCGGGTTGGGGCTGGGCGTCGATCGGCTGCTCATGTTGCTAACCGGCGGCAACATCCGGGAGACCATTCTTTTTCCCCTGGTCCGACCGCAATAG
- a CDS encoding type III pantothenate kinase, which produces MLLAIDVGNTHTVIGCFEADELTESWRIKTDARATADELALLLRGLLEGLPRPVGISACSTVPAVLQELRGVLARYYPDVPAVIVEPGVRTGVPLLYDNPREVGADRIVNALAAFHLHGGPAVVVDFGTSTNFDVVSAKGEFLGGAIAPGIEISLDALAARGARLFKVELSRPRSVIGKSTVEALQSGVLYGFAGQVDGLVRRIVAELGGDVRVVATGGLAPLLLAESETIEIHEPDLTLIGLRLVFDKNAELRHD; this is translated from the coding sequence GTGCTGCTCGCGATCGACGTCGGCAACACGCACACTGTCATCGGCTGCTTCGAGGCCGACGAACTGACCGAATCCTGGCGGATCAAGACCGACGCCCGGGCCACTGCCGACGAGCTAGCCCTGCTCTTGCGCGGCCTCCTCGAAGGCCTGCCGCGCCCGGTCGGGATCAGCGCCTGTTCGACCGTGCCCGCCGTGCTTCAGGAGCTGCGTGGCGTGCTGGCCCGCTACTACCCGGACGTGCCGGCGGTCATCGTCGAACCTGGAGTCAGGACCGGGGTGCCTCTGCTCTACGACAATCCCCGGGAGGTGGGGGCCGATCGGATCGTCAATGCACTGGCCGCATTCCACCTGCACGGCGGCCCGGCGGTGGTCGTGGACTTCGGGACTTCGACGAACTTCGACGTGGTATCCGCCAAGGGCGAGTTCCTCGGCGGTGCCATCGCGCCGGGGATCGAGATCAGCCTCGACGCCCTAGCCGCGCGCGGCGCCCGGCTGTTCAAGGTCGAGCTGTCCCGGCCGCGTTCGGTCATCGGGAAAAGCACCGTCGAGGCACTGCAGTCCGGTGTGCTCTACGGGTTCGCCGGCCAGGTCGACGGGTTGGTGCGGCGGATCGTGGCCGAGCTCGGCGGGGACGTCCGGGTGGTCGCCACCGGCGGGCTGGCGCCGCTCCTGCTGGCCGAGAGCGAGACGATCGAGATCCACGAGCCGGACCTCACGCTGATCGGCCTCCGATTGGTCTTCGACAAGAATGCGGAGTTGCGCCATGACTGA
- the nadC gene encoding carboxylating nicotinate-nucleotide diphosphorylase has product MTLRASTRETLAAAGLDPEDIEQLVHRALTEDLGDGLDVTSVATVPFDLDGAADFVAHADGVIAGLPVVAAVLEIVSDDAVVIQACRVDGDPVASGDVVLSARCLVRALLTAERTALNLLCHLSGVATSTRRWVDAVAGTGAVILDTRKTTPGLRVLEKYAVRCGGGRNKRMGLYDGGLVKDNHVLAAGGVAEAFRAIGATFPGIEVQVECDTLQQVDDAVAAGAGFLLCDNMTVVELAEAVRRVAGRAVIEATGGLTLDRARAVAETGVDFLSVGALTHSAPALDMGMDLRPIREG; this is encoded by the coding sequence ATGACCCTGCGGGCGTCGACCCGGGAAACCCTGGCCGCCGCCGGGCTCGACCCGGAGGACATCGAGCAGTTGGTTCACCGGGCCCTGACCGAAGACCTGGGGGATGGGCTCGACGTGACGAGCGTCGCGACCGTCCCGTTCGACCTCGACGGTGCCGCGGACTTCGTGGCCCACGCGGACGGGGTCATCGCCGGGCTGCCGGTCGTCGCCGCTGTCCTCGAGATCGTCAGCGACGACGCGGTGGTCATCCAGGCGTGCCGGGTCGATGGCGACCCGGTCGCATCCGGGGACGTCGTCCTTTCTGCCCGCTGCCTCGTCCGGGCCCTCTTGACGGCCGAGCGGACAGCTCTCAACCTGCTGTGCCACCTCTCCGGCGTCGCGACCTCGACCCGCCGCTGGGTGGACGCGGTGGCTGGGACCGGCGCGGTGATCCTCGACACCCGCAAGACGACGCCTGGCCTACGGGTGCTGGAGAAGTACGCCGTTCGTTGCGGTGGGGGCCGGAACAAGCGGATGGGGCTTTACGACGGCGGCCTGGTCAAGGACAACCACGTTCTGGCGGCCGGAGGCGTGGCCGAGGCCTTCCGGGCGATCGGCGCGACGTTTCCCGGAATCGAAGTTCAGGTGGAGTGCGACACCCTTCAGCAGGTCGACGACGCCGTCGCGGCTGGCGCCGGGTTTCTGCTCTGCGACAACATGACCGTCGTCGAGTTGGCCGAGGCGGTGCGCCGCGTCGCCGGGCGTGCGGTGATCGAGGCCACCGGCGGACTCACATTGGACCGGGCCCGGGCGGTCGCGGAGACCGGGGTCGACTTCCTCTCCGTCGGGGCGCTTACGCACTCCGCGCCGGCGCTCGACATGGGCATGGACCTGCGCCCGATCAGAGAAGGGTGA
- a CDS encoding L-aspartate oxidase, which translates to MIRLPAAAPGWTVRADVVVVGSGVAGLTAALHARRAGRVLLVTKAALDAGSTRWAQGGIAVALGVGDSPEQHRDDTLEAGVGLCDPAAVDVLVREGPHRVRELLGLGAAFDRDPDGSLALTREGGHHRSRVAHAGGDATGAEVSRALVAAVRASDDVEVIEHALVLDVILGREGGAAGVTLHVLGQGSRDGVGAALGRAVVLATGGLGQVYAVTTNPGVSTGDGVALGLRAGAEVADLEFVQFHPTALWLGPQARGQQPLVSEAMRGEGAVLLDASGRRVMSGVHPLEDLAPRDVVTRRMSRVMAETGADHLFLDARRLGAQTLNARFPTIMASCRAAGVDPVTDRIPVAPAAHYASGGLRTDLSGRTGVPGLYACGEVACTGVHGANRLASNSLLEGLVFAARIGDALVADPDGQAGSPPPGAPEPRVVGLVEPRACAELARAMSDGAGVLRSAGSLSATEKTLTVLGERSGVPCDPDAWQATNLHLVARALLAAATAREESRGCHWREDFPNPERTRFGQVRVHVRLDGDGTPRATLGPL; encoded by the coding sequence ATGATCCGGCTGCCTGCGGCCGCCCCGGGCTGGACCGTCCGGGCGGACGTGGTCGTCGTCGGCAGTGGGGTGGCCGGTCTCACCGCTGCCCTCCATGCCCGCCGGGCGGGTCGGGTGCTGCTCGTGACGAAGGCCGCTCTCGACGCCGGCTCCACCCGGTGGGCGCAGGGTGGGATCGCCGTTGCGCTGGGTGTGGGCGACAGCCCCGAGCAGCACCGTGACGACACGCTGGAGGCCGGGGTCGGACTCTGCGATCCTGCGGCCGTCGATGTCCTGGTCCGGGAGGGGCCGCACCGGGTCCGCGAACTGCTCGGGCTGGGTGCCGCATTCGACCGTGATCCGGACGGATCGCTCGCGCTCACCCGGGAGGGCGGGCACCACCGCAGCCGGGTCGCACACGCTGGCGGGGATGCCACCGGCGCCGAAGTCTCCCGGGCGCTGGTCGCCGCCGTCCGAGCCAGCGACGACGTGGAGGTGATCGAGCACGCGCTTGTCCTCGACGTCATCCTCGGCCGCGAAGGCGGAGCGGCCGGGGTTACTCTGCACGTTCTCGGCCAGGGCTCACGAGACGGGGTCGGGGCGGCGCTGGGGCGGGCCGTGGTGCTGGCTACCGGCGGCCTGGGTCAGGTCTATGCGGTGACCACGAACCCGGGGGTATCGACCGGCGACGGGGTGGCCCTCGGCCTGCGTGCGGGGGCGGAGGTGGCTGACCTCGAGTTCGTCCAGTTCCATCCGACTGCGCTTTGGCTGGGGCCGCAGGCACGTGGCCAGCAGCCCCTGGTCAGCGAGGCAATGCGTGGTGAGGGCGCCGTCCTGCTCGATGCCTCCGGTCGTCGCGTGATGTCCGGCGTGCACCCGCTCGAGGATTTGGCGCCGCGCGATGTCGTGACCCGGCGAATGTCTCGGGTAATGGCGGAGACCGGAGCCGATCACCTTTTCCTGGACGCTCGCCGGCTCGGAGCGCAGACGTTGAACGCCCGCTTCCCAACGATCATGGCGTCGTGCCGAGCGGCGGGAGTGGACCCGGTTACGGACCGGATCCCGGTCGCCCCGGCGGCGCACTATGCGAGCGGTGGCCTTCGCACTGACCTGTCCGGTCGAACCGGGGTGCCCGGCCTCTACGCGTGCGGAGAGGTCGCTTGCACCGGTGTGCACGGTGCGAATCGGCTTGCATCGAACTCGCTGCTGGAGGGTCTCGTCTTCGCTGCTCGGATCGGGGACGCGTTGGTGGCCGATCCGGATGGCCAAGCCGGTTCCCCCCCGCCGGGGGCGCCGGAACCCCGGGTGGTCGGCCTTGTCGAGCCCCGGGCCTGTGCGGAGTTGGCTCGGGCGATGAGCGACGGGGCCGGCGTCCTGCGTAGTGCCGGAAGCCTCAGCGCCACGGAGAAGACGCTGACCGTGCTGGGTGAGCGGTCGGGCGTCCCCTGCGACCCGGATGCCTGGCAGGCGACGAATCTCCACCTCGTGGCGCGGGCCCTGCTCGCAGCCGCGACCGCGCGGGAGGAGAGCCGCGGCTGCCACTGGCGGGAGGACTTCCCGAATCCCGAGCGGACCCGCTTCGGGCAGGTGCGCGTCCACGTGCGGCTCGACGGCGACGGGACGCCGCGGGCGACGCTGGGACCGTTATGA
- the panD gene encoding aspartate 1-decarboxylase, translating into MFRTMLKSKIHRATVTQADLDYVGSVTVDAELMEAADLLAGEQVAVVDVTNGARLETYVIPGPRGSGIIGINGAAARLVHRGDLVILISYCTLSDADARSFQPRVVFVDADNKMTELGTDPAEPLPHLATVRGDALRADTG; encoded by the coding sequence ATGTTCCGCACCATGCTGAAGTCCAAGATCCATCGGGCCACGGTCACGCAGGCGGATCTGGACTACGTCGGATCGGTGACGGTGGACGCTGAGCTGATGGAGGCCGCTGACCTGCTCGCCGGAGAGCAGGTCGCCGTGGTCGACGTAACCAACGGAGCCCGGCTGGAGACCTACGTGATCCCCGGGCCGCGGGGCAGCGGGATCATCGGCATCAACGGCGCGGCTGCCCGGCTCGTCCATCGTGGCGACCTGGTCATCCTGATCAGCTATTGCACGCTCTCCGATGCCGACGCGCGATCCTTCCAGCCGAGGGTGGTCTTCGTCGACGCGGACAACAAGATGACGGAGCTCGGAACCGATCCGGCCGAGCCGCTGCCGCACCTGGCCACCGTTCGCGGTGACGCACTCCGCGCGGACACCGGATGA
- the panC gene encoding pantoate--beta-alanine ligase, with the protein MTPPAMTVARNRDELASARLAMPGPVAVVLTMGALHAGHAALLATARAAAASVLVTLFVNPLQFGPAEDFARYPRTPDDDLEKCAASGVDLVFAPTVTDVYPHGEPAIRVSAGRLGDRWEGASRPGHFDGALTVVTKLFQLTRPDVAVFGEKDAQQLLLVRRLVTDLDLPVAVLSEPTVRDHDGLALSSRNRHLDAADRTAALAIPRALEAARVAVARGAVPGRAAAAGVLAGQQGLELDYCVLVDEADLDEVPDDWRGPARLLVAARVGTTRLIDNCRLDVRVPENPPLG; encoded by the coding sequence GTGACGCCCCCCGCCATGACCGTGGCCCGTAACCGGGACGAGCTCGCGTCGGCGCGGCTCGCGATGCCCGGGCCGGTCGCCGTCGTGCTGACCATGGGCGCGCTGCACGCGGGCCACGCGGCTTTGTTGGCGACCGCGCGGGCCGCGGCGGCGAGCGTCCTGGTGACGCTGTTCGTGAACCCATTGCAGTTCGGACCGGCGGAGGACTTCGCCAGGTATCCGCGAACCCCAGACGACGATCTCGAGAAATGCGCCGCGTCCGGGGTCGACCTCGTGTTCGCGCCGACCGTGACCGACGTCTATCCGCACGGTGAGCCGGCGATCCGGGTGAGCGCCGGCCGGTTGGGAGATCGCTGGGAAGGTGCCAGCCGACCGGGTCATTTCGACGGCGCGCTGACCGTGGTGACGAAACTGTTCCAGCTCACCCGGCCGGACGTCGCCGTTTTCGGCGAGAAGGACGCCCAGCAGCTCCTCCTGGTCCGCCGCCTGGTAACCGACCTCGACCTACCGGTTGCGGTGCTGTCCGAGCCGACGGTTCGTGACCACGACGGGTTGGCCCTTTCCAGCCGCAACCGCCACCTGGACGCGGCCGATCGGACCGCGGCGCTCGCCATCCCGCGCGCGCTCGAGGCCGCCCGGGTCGCGGTTGCCCGCGGTGCCGTCCCGGGGCGAGCTGCCGCGGCTGGGGTGTTGGCCGGTCAGCAGGGATTGGAGCTCGACTACTGCGTGCTCGTCGACGAGGCGGACCTCGATGAGGTACCCGACGACTGGCGAGGTCCGGCTCGGCTGCTCGTGGCAGCCCGGGTCGGCACTACCCGGCTGATCGACAACTGCCGGCTCGACGTGCGCGTCCCCGAGAACCCTCCCCTCGGCTGA